A stretch of Brevundimonas naejangsanensis DNA encodes these proteins:
- a CDS encoding gamma carbonic anhydrase family protein, with translation MSVYSLGDSKPQLPPEGEYWIAPSATVLGNVILHPGASIWFNAVLRGDNDPIIVGRDSNIQDGSILHTDVGAPLTIGAGVTVGHKVMLHGCEIGDNSLIGIGAVVLNGARIGKNCLIGANALITEGKVIPDNSLVMGQPGKVVRELDEGQIEGLRASAQHYVQNWRRYVAELTLIG, from the coding sequence ATGAGTGTTTACAGCCTGGGCGACAGCAAGCCTCAGCTTCCGCCGGAAGGCGAATACTGGATCGCGCCGAGTGCAACCGTTCTAGGGAACGTGATTCTGCATCCGGGCGCCAGCATCTGGTTCAACGCCGTGCTGCGCGGCGACAACGACCCCATCATCGTCGGCCGCGACAGCAATATTCAGGACGGCAGCATCCTGCACACCGACGTGGGCGCGCCCCTGACCATCGGCGCCGGCGTGACCGTCGGGCACAAGGTGATGCTGCACGGCTGCGAGATCGGCGACAACAGCCTGATCGGCATCGGCGCCGTCGTCCTGAACGGGGCGCGCATCGGGAAGAACTGCCTGATCGGCGCCAACGCCCTGATCACCGAGGGCAAGGTCATCCCCGACAACAGCTTGGTCATGGGCCAGCCCGGCAAGGTGGTGCGGGAACTGGACGAAGGGCAGATCGAGGGGCTGCGCGCCTCGGCCCAGCACTATGTCCAGAACTGGCGGCGCTATGTGGCGGAGTTGACGCTGATCGGCTGA